The Calditrichota bacterium genome includes a region encoding these proteins:
- the pyrF gene encoding orotidine-5'-phosphate decarboxylase yields the protein MNFNKKLDQICQGKNSLVCVGIDVDLEKVPPFIAREKNALVKFSKVIIDATLPFAAAYKINTAFFEAYGAEGWKAMAEIAEYLPDDVIKVADAKRGDIGNTSRRYARAFFEKLPFDAITVSPYLGFDSVAPFLEQKEKGAFVLCHTTNKGAEDFQRVSDGQNQLYEIVAAKVQSWNALDNCGLVVGATYPEQMREVRALAPELPFLVPGLGAQGGDYELAVSYATDENGRGAIFNASRSILYASSGKDFAERAEEAAREMKEKINSIRENKRGN from the coding sequence ATGAATTTTAACAAAAAATTAGATCAAATTTGCCAGGGAAAAAATAGTCTGGTTTGCGTGGGCATCGACGTTGATCTGGAAAAAGTGCCACCATTCATTGCCCGAGAAAAAAATGCGCTGGTGAAATTCAGTAAAGTGATCATTGACGCCACGCTTCCGTTTGCCGCCGCCTACAAAATTAACACGGCGTTTTTCGAAGCCTATGGCGCGGAAGGCTGGAAAGCAATGGCGGAAATCGCGGAATATTTGCCCGATGACGTGATCAAAGTCGCTGATGCCAAACGCGGCGACATCGGCAACACGTCACGCCGCTACGCCAGAGCATTTTTTGAGAAGCTGCCTTTTGACGCGATCACTGTCAGCCCCTATCTGGGCTTTGACAGCGTGGCACCGTTTTTGGAGCAAAAAGAAAAAGGCGCTTTTGTGCTCTGCCACACGACAAACAAAGGCGCTGAGGATTTTCAGCGCGTAAGCGACGGACAAAATCAACTTTATGAAATTGTCGCGGCAAAAGTTCAATCGTGGAATGCGTTGGACAATTGCGGACTGGTGGTCGGCGCCACATATCCGGAGCAGATGCGGGAAGTTCGCGCGTTGGCGCCGGAGTTGCCGTTTCTCGTTCCCGGGCTCGGCGCTCAGGGCGGAGATTATGAATTGGCCGTTTCCTACGCCACAGATGAAAATGGCAGGGGAGCAATTTTTAACGCCAGCCGCAGCATTTTGTACGCTTCGTCCGGAAAAGATTTTGCCGAACGGGCGGAAGAAGCTGCCAGAGAGATGAAAGAAAAAATTAATTCCATTCGTGAAAATAAACGAGGCAACTAG
- a CDS encoding orotate phosphoribosyltransferase: MTKEEALHIFRETGALLEGHFLLTSGLHSPQYFQCARVLQYPRMAQKLCGEIAIPFVGADIDVVVGPAMGGIVVAQEVARLIDARAIFAEREEGKMTLRRGFEINPGERVLVVEDVVTTGGSIKEVMELIRKLDGDIVGATFLVDRSQGKVKFDVAVTSLLQMDVVTYTPEDCPLCKENIPLVKPGSRKIAKS; encoded by the coding sequence GTGACAAAAGAGGAAGCATTACATATTTTTCGTGAGACAGGCGCTCTGTTGGAAGGACATTTTTTATTGACGTCGGGTCTGCACAGTCCGCAATATTTTCAGTGCGCGCGGGTGCTGCAATATCCGAGAATGGCGCAGAAATTGTGCGGAGAAATTGCCATTCCTTTCGTGGGTGCAGACATCGACGTGGTTGTCGGGCCGGCGATGGGCGGCATTGTGGTGGCGCAGGAAGTCGCGCGATTGATTGACGCCAGAGCTATTTTTGCCGAACGCGAAGAGGGAAAAATGACTCTTCGCCGCGGATTTGAAATAAACCCGGGCGAGCGAGTGCTCGTCGTGGAAGATGTGGTTACCACCGGCGGCTCGATCAAAGAAGTGATGGAATTGATTCGCAAGTTGGACGGCGATATTGTGGGCGCTACTTTTTTGGTCGATCGCAGCCAGGGCAAAGTAAAATTTGACGTTGCGGTGACTTCGCTGTTGCAAATGGACGTGGTAACTTACACGCCAGAAGACTGCCCTTTGTGCAAGGAAAATATTCCTCTGGTCAAACCCGGCAGTCGCAAAATAGCGAAAAGTTAA
- a CDS encoding PqqD family peptide modification chaperone has protein sequence MAKEVMKLGDIVCSIDAETSYRVLRNQEEDFTIAREKPRLKAEVLISEQENGWVNYKLPDAPGSIRANPLGAEIISQCRGKKMIETIAYDLADKYDVDDDDEFLEQVKTFLNIFKTYKLI, from the coding sequence ATGGCAAAAGAAGTGATGAAATTGGGCGACATTGTCTGCTCCATCGACGCGGAGACTTCCTATCGTGTGCTGCGCAATCAGGAAGAAGATTTTACCATCGCCAGGGAAAAGCCGCGATTGAAAGCAGAAGTTTTGATTTCCGAACAGGAAAACGGCTGGGTGAATTATAAGCTTCCCGACGCGCCGGGTTCCATTCGGGCAAATCCGTTGGGCGCGGAAATCATCAGTCAATGTCGAGGTAAAAAAATGATTGAAACGATTGCTTACGATTTAGCTGATAAATACGATGTTGACGACGACGATGAATTTTTGGAACAAGTCAAAACTTTTTTGAATATTTTTAAAACGTACAAACTAATCTGA
- a CDS encoding methionine synthase, with amino-acid sequence MSKLLDLVKEKSIVISDGAWGTLLHEKGLPPGECPESWNVSHPDIVRQIPEGYIAAGSEVVLTNSFGASPLKLGLFNLSESAHDFNFAAAKISRAAAGDEVLVLASVGPTGQFLAPLGEISEKEMIENFRTQIKGLADGGADAILIETMSDIGEASCAVRAAQDVCDLPILVSMTLERGKQGYRTLMGNSVAEIVTFFTAAGVDILGTNCGNGTAGIVEIVQEFRSFTDKPIVAHPNAGLPVVQDGETIFPERPDEMASLVPDLVEAGANIIGGCCGTGPDHIRAIAQQVRAIRAQKF; translated from the coding sequence ATGAGCAAATTACTGGACTTAGTGAAAGAAAAGTCAATCGTAATTTCTGACGGCGCCTGGGGCACGCTGCTGCATGAAAAGGGTCTTCCTCCCGGCGAATGTCCCGAGTCGTGGAATGTTTCCCATCCGGATATCGTCAGGCAAATTCCGGAAGGCTATATTGCTGCTGGTTCGGAAGTTGTGTTGACTAACAGTTTCGGCGCCAGCCCGTTGAAGCTTGGGTTGTTCAATCTCAGCGAGTCGGCACATGATTTCAACTTTGCTGCGGCAAAAATTTCGCGCGCAGCAGCCGGCGACGAGGTGCTTGTGTTAGCCTCTGTCGGCCCGACCGGACAGTTTTTGGCGCCATTGGGAGAAATTTCAGAAAAAGAAATGATTGAAAATTTTCGGACGCAAATAAAGGGTCTGGCCGACGGCGGCGCCGATGCAATTTTGATTGAAACCATGTCTGACATCGGCGAGGCGAGCTGTGCGGTCAGAGCGGCGCAGGACGTGTGCGATCTGCCAATTTTAGTTTCCATGACCCTGGAAAGAGGGAAACAGGGCTATCGCACGCTGATGGGCAACAGTGTTGCAGAAATTGTGACATTTTTTACAGCGGCAGGCGTGGACATTTTGGGTACGAATTGCGGCAACGGCACCGCCGGGATCGTGGAAATCGTGCAGGAATTTCGCAGCTTCACCGACAAACCGATTGTCGCGCATCCCAATGCCGGTTTGCCTGTCGTGCAGGATGGTGAGACGATTTTCCCGGAGAGACCTGATGAAATGGCTTCTTTGGTGCCTGATCTGGTTGAAGCCGGCGCTAATATTATCGGCGGTTGCTGCGGCACAGGCCCGGATCACATTCGCGCGATTGCGCAGCAAGTACGCGCCATTCGGGCGCAAAAATTCTAA